The sequence below is a genomic window from Tenacibaculum tangerinum.
AGCCTAATAATTCCGAAGTCATTAACTTACCAACTTCTACATGATACTCAGCCCAAAGCGTGCCTGGAATCAACATTTTAGTAGCGTCATTTTTTACACGGTTCACCGCATTGTAAACGGCTTTTTGTCGGTCAGAGAAACGACCAGAAACAGGTATGGTACGCGTCATATCAGAAGCATAGTTAGCGTATTCAGCACCAACATCCATTAATAGTAAATCACCAGCTTTACATTGTTGGTTGTTTTCAATATAATGCAACACGTTGGCGTTGTTACCCGAAGCGATAATTGGCGTATAAGCGAATTTTTTAGAGCGGTTTCTAATAAATTCGTGAATGTATTCTGCTTCAATTTCGTATTCCCAAACACCAGGTTTTACAAAGCCCAATACGCGTCTAAATCCTTTTTCGGTAATGTTACAAGCCGTTTGAATTAAATCAATTTCTATAGGGTCTTTTACAGAACGCAAGCGTTGTAAAATAGGATTACTTTTTGCTACTGAATGGGCAGGATATTTGTTTAATAACCATTTGGTAAAACGTGCTTCGCGAGTTTCAGTTTCTACAGTAGCACGATAGTGTTCGTTGGTATTGATGTATACAGTATCTGCCAACGCCATCATTTCAGCCAATACTTTTTCTAAATCTTGTAACCAGTGTACGTTTTTAATTCCGCTAGTTTCAAATGCTTTTTCTTTGGTTAGTTTTTCCCCTTCCCAAACGGCGATATGCTCATTCGTTTCACGTAAAAACAAGACTTCACGCAAATTTTCTTTCGGACAATCTGGAAATAAAATTAAAACACTTTCTTCTTGGTCAACTCCACTTAAAAAGAAAATATCGCGGTGTTGTTCAAAAGGTAGAGTGCTATCGGCACTTACAGGATAAATATCGTTTGAGTTAAAAACAGCTAAACTATTTGGCTTCATTTGTGCCATAAAGTTTTTACGGTTTTTTATAAATAATTGACTGTTTATTGCGTCGTACTTCATAATAATTCAGTTAAATGGATAAGATTCCTTCAAAAATACGGAAAGAAATGGTGGAAATATGAGCCATTTGGCACTAATTTATATTTTTTCGAATTCTGCTCATGTGGCGGGTAGAAATTCCTAAAAATGAAGCTAAATAATGTAGCGGAACTTCTTGAAGTAACTTTGGTTCATTTACAAGTAATTTTTTATAACGTTCTTCAGGAGTTAAGGTTAGCAAATCAATACGGTAATCATCAATTAAAAAAATTTGCTGTTCTACTAAATTGTAATAAAACTGATGAAAAGCATTGTTGTATTTCATTAAGTATTTAAAATCATCAATGGTAATAATCCAAAGCTTGCACGCACTTAAGGCTTTGATACTTTTTGGTGAAGGAGTTTGTTGTAAAAAACTTTTTAGCGATGAGGTACAACTATTTTTTAACGCCAAATAGGTAGTTTTTTCTTCTCCAGAAACAGAAACCGCATGTTGTAAAATACCACTTTCTACAAAACAGAAATAAGAGCAAACCTCTCCTGTTTCAACAAAGTATTGGTTTTTTGACAAAGAAAGCTCTTTAAAATAATCGAGAATCTCAGGAATAAGATTATCCAAGCTATCGTCATTTATAATTTTTTGAAGTTGTTGTGCTACTATATTTTTGGAAGCTTCCATTTTTGCGGAATAAATTTTAGCTTAAAAGTATAAAAAAAAGGATGCTTTTTACAGCATCCTTTATAATAATTTATGTCAGTGAGTTATTCCAACTCAACTGTTCCCATAGCGGTATTTTCACCCAATGCTACGGTAACTCCCTCAACTGTTTTAGCATTCAATCCAGAAGCTTTATCAGGAGTAAAAGTTAGGGTATAAGTACCCGTAGGCACTCCGTGTAACATAAACTTACCTTTCTCGTTGGTTAAGGTAGTGATTGCTTCTTTGGTTTCAGAAACAGCACTTACTTCTACTTGATATTCAAATGGATTTACCATTCCTGAAATAGCACCAGAAGTAGCTTCAGTAGCAACCCTAATAGTAGGTTTTAAACTGTAGGTACCGTTACCTTTAACTACGATTGATTTATCAACAATAAAATCTAAAATAAACGTGTAGGCTACACCACCTACTAAATCTTGATGTACGTTTAATTTTAATCCTGATTGTTGTGCGCTAGGGGTTGCTAATGGAAAGGTTTTTCCATCTACTACAATCGAATTGTTTTTACCTAAAACTAAGCGAATTTGACTAAGTTTACCAGCAGGAATTTCAGTATCTACTAACAAAGCATCAATACCACCAGTTAATTCAAGTAAGTTATATACTTGCGGAACGACATTTCCGAGGCTTTGCCGACCATTTTCTTCGTTTCCAACGTTCATCATTATGTCTTGTACGTCGATGTTTACTTCATCGTAATCTCCAGCAGCATCTACTAAGCGAACTCTTACTTGAGAGGTTTGAGAATCGTCTTTAGAACAGCTAACAAATGCCGTGAAAAAAGTTGCTAATACAACAAGTAGTAAAACATTTTTTTTCATGATTATTGGTTTTTGTAATAGACAGTAAATATAACAAGGTTTATAAAAAGATATAGTATTATTTAATGAACATAAGCTCAACATCAAATTAAATAAACTAAAAACTCATAGTGTGTCATGTCGATAGCATGAAGTATGAGTGATGAGACATCTAAATAATAAGATTTAGTGTTGCTGAACCTTACGGTTTCCCCCTTTGTTGGGAAGAATACTTTTAAATGGTTTTGAAAACTAAAAATCAATACTATCGTATTCTTAAATCATATTAATGAGATTGAGATAAGTTTATTATTGTGGTGTCTTATAATTATTCTTTCTATTAAGGTTATTTCGTTTTCTACGGCTGTGTTTTTTTGTTTTTTCTGAAGTAGTTGTAGGTTTCTTTTTTTCGATTTAAATGGTTTCTTAGAGGTGTTTTTTTCAGAATTTGTTGGTTTTGAACGTTCTGTAATTACCTCATTTTTTAGGGTAGATACATCAAAATCTTCGAATTCAGAAATAGTAATTTTCTGTCCTACTAATTTTTCGATACTTCTTAAATACGTTTCCTCTTCTTGGGCTACTAGAGAAATTGCTTCTCCGCTAGCACCTGCTCTTCCTGTTCTACCAATTCGGTGTATATAATCTTCAGGAACATTTGGTAATTCAAAATTAATAACATGTGGTAGCAAAGGAATATCCAACCCACGAGCAGCAATATCAGTTGCTACTAATACTCGAATAGAATTGTTTTTAAAACCTTGTAAAGCATTGGTTCTTGCTCCTTGACTTTTGTTACCGTGAATGGCAGCGGTAGAAATTCCTCGTTTAACCAGTTTTTCAGCCAACCTATTGGCACCGTGTTTAGTTCGGGTAAAAATCAATACCTGATTCCAGTTTCCTTTTGAAATTAATTGACCAACCAGTTCTGTTTTTTTGCTCTTCGGAACTTTGTATAACTTTTGGTTTACTTTTTCGGCAGTAGTGTTTTCAGGAGTCGCTTCAACCCATACAGGGTTGTGTAAAATACCTTGTGCTAATTTTTTTATTTCTTTAGAAAAAGTTGCCGAAAACAATAAGTTTTGACGTTTTTGAGGTAAAAAAGAGATGATTTTTTTAATATCTCGTAAAAAACCCATATCGAGCATTCTGTCGGCTTCATCTAAAACTAAAATATCTACACGCTTTAAAGAAAGTTTATTTTGTTCGTGTAAATCAATTAACCTACCAGGGGTAGCTACCAAAACATCAATTCCGTTTTTAAGGGTTGCTATTTGAGAACTTGGTTTTACACCACCAAAAATAGCAGTAGATTTAATATTCAAATGCGTACTGTATTCGCGTACATTATCATAAACCTGGGCAGCTAACTCTCTTGTTGGAGTTAGTATCAATGCTTTAATTGGACGATATTTCGGATTTTTTTTCGGATATGTTTTGTAAAATAGGCAAAGTAAACCCTGCAGTTTTTCCGGTTCCTGTTTGTGCAGAAGCTAATACGTCTTTGCCTTCTAAAATAACGGGAATTGCTTTTTCTTGAATAGGAGAGGGTGTTGTATACCCTTTTTCAGTTACCGCTTTTACTAAAGCTTTCGATAACCCTAACGATGTAAATGTCATATATCTTTCTTCGGTAATCTCTAAAAAAGAGATCTCTATAAGCTGGTAAAGATACGGCTATTTTATTGGAGATGTTTATTACTAAAAAAGACACCTGTATACAGATGTCTTTTAAGCGTTTTAATTTTTTTAGTTGCTTACTTTACGGCACTTTTAATAAGCCCAACGATAATCAATAAAAGAGCTCCACCAACAAGGCTCGCTAAAATGCTACCTACAATACCAGAAATGCCAACATTTAACATTCCTAATACTTCGGCTCCAAGACCACCTCCTATAATTCCTACTACTGAATTCCAAAGTAAACCTAAAGAATACTTTTTTAACAAAGCACCTGCTAAATTTCCTCCAACAGCACCAATTAATAAGCTAATTAATAAATCCATAATGTATATATATTTAATAGTTAATAAGAACCTAAAGGAAGTAAAAAATAATGGGTAAAACAAATAAAATCAAATTGTTATACTTGCCCTAAATGAAAAAGAGCATCTCCCATGTTAATAATAGGGAAATTATTTTTAGCAATGATATAGCCTTCGCTAGGAGATTTTATAGAAAAATGAGTTGCTCCATAGGTGTCCATGATATGCCCTAAAACCTGTCCTTTTCTTACCTTTTCACCATTTTTTACCTTGGCGGTAAACAATCCTGCAACCTTGGCTCTTATCCATTTTCTCTTCGTAATGTGTATTGAAGAAGAATTTTCAGGCACTTTTACCTTGTCGTTAATCATTTTAAAATGTTTTAAAATGCGAAGTGTTCCGTTAATACCTTGCTGAATAGCATTTTCTTCTAAACGTAAAGATTCCCCTCCTTCATACACAATTACAGGAATGTTGTTTTTATAACATTGATTTCTGAATGATTTTGGAATAAGATTAGAACCAAATATAAAAGGAGCATTAAAAACATGAGCCAGTTGTACGCTTGGTTCGTCTTTTGGTGTATATCGTATTTGCGGAAAATTGTTTCGCTGCTCTCCACCAGTATGGAAATCAATAGCAAAATCTACATTATTCGTAATTTCTTTCATTAAGTAATACGCCATTCTACTAGCCAATGAACCTGTTTTAGAACCAGGAAAACTACGATTAACGTCTTTTCCATGCATATCGCGAGACATGTTTAAAAACCCAAAAATATTCAATAACGGTACGACAATAACACAGCCTCTACGAATTTTATACGATTTGTCAATTAACATTCTACGAACTAATTCAACACCATTTACCTCATCACCGTGTAAACCTCCCTGTAATAAAATGGTAGGGCCTAGTTTTTTACCATTAAAAACATAAACGGGAATTTCAATTAAGGTTCCGGTAGGCAATCTATCCAAGGGTATTTTGATCAGTTTAGATTCCCCCAAACCAATTTTTTGCCCACGAATTTCAATACGTTCATTTTTAAAGTTTTGTTCGAACATTATTTTCTAAAAATTTAACAATAGCTTTCGCAACATTATCTTTTGTATACATTTCAATTCCTTGTAAGCCCGGGGTAGAGTTGACTTCAATTAACAAAGCTCCTCGTTTTGAACGAATCATATCTACACCAGCAACATCAAGCTTTAAATGCTTAGTCGCTTGAATAGCAATTGCTTCTTCCTCTGGGGTTAACTTTATTTTACAACCACTACCTCCTTTGTGAATGTTAGAGCGAAAATCACCTTCTACCCCTTTGCGTTTCATACACGAAACAATATTATCTCCTACTACAAAAGCACGAATATCTTCACCATTACTTTCTTTAATAAACTCTTGTAATAGAATGCTATTACGGGTGCTATGCATGGTGTCGATAATAGAGATAGCAGATTTTTTACTTTCGGCTAAAATCACCCCAGAACCATGGGTTCCTTCTTGTAGCTTAATAATAACAGGTGCCCCGCCCACCAAATCTATTTGCTCACTAATAGTTTCGGTATTCACAGAAAAGACGGTATGCGGAATCGGAAGTCCGTGCTGGCTCATTATTTGTAAGGTGCGAACCTTGTTTTGAGCATTTACAATACCTGAATAGCTAGCAGTACTATACTTTCCATTCATTTCAAACTGTTGTACTACCGCAGTTCCGTGTTTCATGGTAGAAACACCTATTCGAGGAACAATAACATCGGGAATGTCAATAATATCTTTACCTTGATATATAATGGCAGGCTTGCCATTACTTAGTTTTACAGAACACTCTAAGGGGTTTATAATCGCTACCTCATGTCCACGACGACGTGCTTCCTTGTATATTCTTTGCGTTGAAAAAATATGTTCACTAACAGAAAGAATAAAAATAGTCATCTACTAAGAATTGAGGTAAAACAAAACTACTAATTTTTTATACATTAAGTGAGCTTTTATGTTTCTACATCGTTCATATTGAAACTTTTCAGAGATGTTTTTCTGAATGCCTGTTTAATTTTTTTAGAAGCAATTGGTCTTGAAAACTGCATGATGTATTAGAAAATCTATTCCGTTTACAGCCCTTATAACGAAGTTCTAATACATAATTCTTATTAAAACACGAATCTGAATATTTTGTTAATTTTTTTGAAATAGCATTAACTTACAGTATTTTCACTTCGCCTAAAATAAAACTAACCATGAAAATTCTTACCAAAGCTTTGATCGCTTTATTTCCAATTACGGTAATTGCACAGCAACCTACATCCGCAGAAAAAATTCGCAAAGCATTGCAACAAAAAGAGCAGTTAACAGTAACTTCTACCGTAAAAAATATTGCGTTTGAAAGCATAGGGCCTACCATCATGAGTGGTCGTGTGGTGGATGTTGATGTAAACCCAGAAAACACTACCGAATTTTATGTAGGATATGCTTCGGGTGGGCTATGGTATACCAACAATAACGGAACAACATTTACGCCCGTTTTAGACAGTTCACCTACACAAAATGTAGGAGATATTGCGGTAGACTGGAAAAAAGGAACGCTATGGGTAGGCACAGGAGAAAACAATTCTTCTCGTTCATCGTACGCAGGAATCGGTATTTTAAAATCTACAGACAAAGGAAAGACCTGGAAAAATATGGGTTTAACTGATTCACATCATATTGGTCGTATCTTAATCAATCCCAACAATTCTGATGAGGTAATCGTAGGTGTTATCGGACACCTGTACTCGGCAAACAATGAAAGAGGAATTTTTAAAACTACCGATGGAGGAAAAACATGGACAAACACCTTATTTATTAACGAAAACACAGGAATTATAGATGTACAATACGCACCCAATAATTTTAACATATTGTATGCAGCCGCTTGGGAGCGTGAACGTAAAGCTT
It includes:
- a CDS encoding succinylglutamate desuccinylase/aspartoacylase family protein, producing the protein MFEQNFKNERIEIRGQKIGLGESKLIKIPLDRLPTGTLIEIPVYVFNGKKLGPTILLQGGLHGDEVNGVELVRRMLIDKSYKIRRGCVIVVPLLNIFGFLNMSRDMHGKDVNRSFPGSKTGSLASRMAYYLMKEITNNVDFAIDFHTGGEQRNNFPQIRYTPKDEPSVQLAHVFNAPFIFGSNLIPKSFRNQCYKNNIPVIVYEGGESLRLEENAIQQGINGTLRILKHFKMINDKVKVPENSSSIHITKRKWIRAKVAGLFTAKVKNGEKVRKGQVLGHIMDTYGATHFSIKSPSEGYIIAKNNFPIINMGDALFHLGQV
- a CDS encoding ATP-grasp domain-containing protein translates to MTIFILSVSEHIFSTQRIYKEARRRGHEVAIINPLECSVKLSNGKPAIIYQGKDIIDIPDVIVPRIGVSTMKHGTAVVQQFEMNGKYSTASYSGIVNAQNKVRTLQIMSQHGLPIPHTVFSVNTETISEQIDLVGGAPVIIKLQEGTHGSGVILAESKKSAISIIDTMHSTRNSILLQEFIKESNGEDIRAFVVGDNIVSCMKRKGVEGDFRSNIHKGGSGCKIKLTPEEEAIAIQATKHLKLDVAGVDMIRSKRGALLIEVNSTPGLQGIEMYTKDNVAKAIVKFLENNVRTKL
- a CDS encoding Crp/Fnr family transcriptional regulator produces the protein MEASKNIVAQQLQKIINDDSLDNLIPEILDYFKELSLSKNQYFVETGEVCSYFCFVESGILQHAVSVSGEEKTTYLALKNSCTSSLKSFLQQTPSPKSIKALSACKLWIITIDDFKYLMKYNNAFHQFYYNLVEQQIFLIDDYRIDLLTLTPEERYKKLLVNEPKLLQEVPLHYLASFLGISTRHMSRIRKNIN
- a CDS encoding aminopeptidase P family protein, encoding MKYDAINSQLFIKNRKNFMAQMKPNSLAVFNSNDIYPVSADSTLPFEQHRDIFFLSGVDQEESVLILFPDCPKENLREVLFLRETNEHIAVWEGEKLTKEKAFETSGIKNVHWLQDLEKVLAEMMALADTVYINTNEHYRATVETETREARFTKWLLNKYPAHSVAKSNPILQRLRSVKDPIEIDLIQTACNITEKGFRRVLGFVKPGVWEYEIEAEYIHEFIRNRSKKFAYTPIIASGNNANVLHYIENNQQCKAGDLLLMDVGAEYANYASDMTRTIPVSGRFSDRQKAVYNAVNRVKNDATKMLIPGTLWAEYHVEVGKLMTSELLGLGLLDKADVQNEDPNWPAYKKYFMHGTSHHMGLDTHDYGLLHEPIQANMVFTVEPGIYIPEEGFGIRLEDDVVVQETGEPFNLMRNIPIEAEEIEDIMNM
- a CDS encoding DUF4382 domain-containing protein, which translates into the protein MKKNVLLLVVLATFFTAFVSCSKDDSQTSQVRVRLVDAAGDYDEVNIDVQDIMMNVGNEENGRQSLGNVVPQVYNLLELTGGIDALLVDTEIPAGKLSQIRLVLGKNNSIVVDGKTFPLATPSAQQSGLKLNVHQDLVGGVAYTFILDFIVDKSIVVKGNGTYSLKPTIRVATEATSGAISGMVNPFEYQVEVSAVSETKEAITTLTNEKGKFMLHGVPTGTYTLTFTPDKASGLNAKTVEGVTVALGENTAMGTVELE